The Terriglobia bacterium sequence GGAGGTGGGGGCCGCGCCGCGCCGAGGTCTCCGACACCTCAGGGGGTCTCCCGAGCCCGCGGGTCCAGGAGGTCTCGGATCCCCTCACCGACCAGGTTGCAGGCTAGAACGGCGGCGAAGAGCGCGATTCCCGGGAAAAGGGCGAGCCACCATGCGCTCTCGACGTGCACGCGGGCCTCGGTCAGCAAACCGCCCCAGGACGCGGTGGGTGGCCTCACGCCGAGGCCGAGGAACGAAAGGGCGGCCTCGAGGAGGATCGCTGCCCCTACCGCGAACGCCGCCGTCACGAGCACGGGGGCGAGGGCCGAGGGGAGCACGTGTCGGACCGCGATCCGCAGGTGGCCGGCCCCGGACGCCCGGGCGGCCTCCACGATCTCGGATCCCTTGAGCCTGAGGAACTCTCCGCGCAGGTACCGGGCGACCGTGGTCCACCCGGTCACGCCGAGGACGATCGCGACGCGCAGCCCGTCCGGGAGGGCGGCCAGCCAGGCGGGCGACGCGGCGAGGAGGGCCAGGGCGAGGAGAAGGCTCGGGAAGCAGAGGA is a genomic window containing:
- a CDS encoding ABC transporter permease translates to MAVVGLLAPLLASEKPLLERGSRGLRSPALLVAVGFSAPFDPSARVILRAPVPHAPYDVDLEAVLASPSREHWLGTDGLGRDLTARLIHGARVSLSVGLLTASLALLVGVPLGALAGYRGGTFDAVVSRGIEAFLCFPSLLLALALLAASPAWLAALPDGLRVAIVLGVTGWTTVARYLRGEFLRLKGSEIVEAARASGAGHLRIAVRHVLPSALAPVLVTAAFAVGAAILLEAALSFLGLGVRPPTASWGGLLTEARVHVESAWWLALFPGIALFAAVLACNLVGEGIRDLLDPRARETP